A genome region from Glutamicibacter arilaitensis Re117 includes the following:
- a CDS encoding ATP-grasp domain-containing protein, with the protein MKILVTGVGGPAGSSLARQLHARGHSVIGADMVPTIDPLLDAFHQVPAASDQQYPTRLQEIVLEHSVELVIPTVSEELPVLSAARIRELLELAGARLLISSEESVLISDDKYYTMLTLRGDNVPVPDFARINAGNSEALAQFSPEEQIIIKPRVSRGGRGVRLVTAGDLGAGRVSAGTRDVVQRFAPGREFAPMIFRNPDTGDIEACVVVEKTELREGLVGNAVSVRRCELDDPIAAHVARIVRSAVQSLELVGPVDMDVRLGGDGQPVVLEVNARFGANSQSAPELLDAALRLAGVASTAQAGCA; encoded by the coding sequence ATGAAGATCCTAGTCACCGGGGTCGGCGGCCCAGCAGGAAGCTCGCTTGCCCGCCAGCTGCATGCGCGAGGACACAGCGTCATCGGCGCTGACATGGTGCCAACTATTGATCCGCTGCTCGACGCCTTCCACCAGGTTCCCGCAGCCAGCGACCAGCAGTACCCCACTCGGCTTCAAGAGATTGTTCTCGAGCATTCAGTTGAACTGGTTATCCCGACCGTCAGCGAAGAACTCCCGGTCCTTTCGGCAGCGCGCATCCGAGAACTGCTGGAATTGGCCGGAGCCCGATTGCTGATTTCCTCAGAAGAATCCGTGCTGATCAGCGATGACAAGTACTACACGATGCTGACTTTGCGAGGGGACAATGTGCCCGTCCCAGACTTTGCCCGGATCAACGCCGGCAACAGCGAAGCCTTGGCACAGTTCAGCCCGGAAGAGCAGATCATCATCAAGCCACGCGTATCGCGCGGAGGGCGAGGTGTCCGACTGGTTACGGCAGGGGATCTCGGGGCGGGCCGCGTATCGGCTGGCACGCGGGATGTGGTGCAGCGCTTTGCCCCCGGACGCGAATTCGCGCCGATGATCTTCAGGAACCCTGATACCGGGGACATCGAGGCCTGCGTGGTGGTGGAGAAGACCGAACTGCGCGAAGGGCTTGTGGGCAACGCAGTATCGGTGCGCCGCTGCGAGTTGGACGATCCAATCGCCGCGCATGTGGCGCGGATCGTCAGGAGTGCGGTGCAGTCGCTCGAACTGGTCGGGCCGGTAGACATGGACGTGCGCCTGGGCGGCGATGGGCAACCGGTGGTGCTCGAGGTCAATGCCCGTTTTGGAGCCAACAGCCAGTCGGCGCCGGAACTGCTGGATGCTGCATTGCGCTTGGCCGGGGTGGCGTCCACGGCGCAAGCTGGCTGTGCATGA
- a CDS encoding glycosyltransferase: protein MSSALVLGYYTLTTVILSVGVLKLLLIPLALLFECRRGLLFTRSGKLSALPPGSRANAVIRPRRQTRASRHFGLTPDYKVSVIIPAYNEEVVLRACVESIVRNKGNLAEVVIVDDGSTDGTARLMHELAQEHRLVRAISQENAGKGAALNRGIAVATGEILVFVDADGIFSPVTIPWLLTGFRDGKVGAVCGDDRPVNLDRVLTKMLSVLSHLGTGVVRRALSLIHCLPVVSGNIGAFRADLVRELGGFRTDTVGEDLELTWRFYGAGYRVVFEPRAIVLAESPSTLQALWKQRVRWARGLLQSIKIHWRMHGNLRFGPFGVFLLFNFLTMVVVPLAQILVLAGLLYFIPAGLITFGGGEEATLIGRTAMVIGWIGIGVTLASVVLGIALNTAWRDLANLWTLPLWPFYATGMGLTMLAAVAFEIRGRPAKWNKLQRTGVISSGEFSAILGSRS from the coding sequence ATGAGCTCGGCACTTGTTCTTGGCTATTACACGCTGACCACGGTCATCCTTTCCGTGGGTGTGTTGAAGCTGCTGCTGATCCCCTTGGCCTTGCTTTTTGAATGCCGCAGGGGCCTGCTCTTCACCCGCAGTGGGAAGCTTTCCGCGTTACCGCCTGGCAGCCGGGCAAACGCGGTCATTCGTCCCCGCCGCCAAACCCGGGCGTCGAGGCATTTCGGGCTGACCCCGGACTACAAGGTATCGGTAATCATCCCGGCCTACAACGAGGAAGTGGTGTTGCGCGCCTGCGTTGAATCAATTGTGCGCAACAAGGGAAACCTCGCTGAAGTGGTGATTGTCGATGACGGATCCACCGATGGCACCGCACGGCTGATGCATGAGCTGGCGCAGGAACATCGCCTGGTGCGGGCCATCAGCCAGGAGAACGCCGGCAAAGGCGCGGCACTTAATCGCGGGATAGCCGTCGCTACTGGAGAGATCCTGGTTTTTGTCGATGCCGACGGAATTTTTTCGCCGGTGACTATTCCGTGGTTGCTCACTGGATTCCGTGATGGGAAAGTCGGCGCGGTCTGCGGTGATGACCGGCCTGTAAACCTGGACAGGGTGCTGACCAAGATGCTTTCGGTCCTTTCGCATCTGGGAACGGGTGTTGTGCGGCGGGCGCTGTCCTTGATTCATTGCTTGCCAGTAGTTTCCGGGAACATAGGCGCATTCCGTGCCGATCTGGTCAGGGAGCTTGGCGGGTTCCGCACCGATACGGTTGGAGAGGACTTGGAATTGACCTGGCGCTTCTACGGTGCCGGATATCGTGTGGTTTTTGAACCACGCGCGATTGTCCTGGCGGAGTCGCCTTCTACGCTGCAGGCGTTGTGGAAGCAACGTGTCCGCTGGGCACGGGGCCTGCTGCAATCGATCAAGATACATTGGCGGATGCACGGCAACCTCCGGTTCGGGCCCTTCGGCGTATTCCTGCTGTTCAATTTCCTCACGATGGTGGTGGTGCCCCTGGCCCAGATCCTGGTGCTTGCGGGGTTGCTCTATTTCATCCCTGCCGGGTTAATTACCTTCGGCGGCGGCGAAGAAGCAACCTTAATTGGACGCACCGCGATGGTCATCGGTTGGATTGGCATCGGAGTCACCCTGGCTTCGGTGGTTCTTGGCATCGCGCTGAACACAGCATGGAGGGATCTGGCGAACCTATGGACCCTTCCGCTATGGCCGTTCTACGCCACGGGGATGGGGCTCACCATGCTCGCAGCGGTCGCGTTTGAAATCCGCGGGAGGCCAGCCAAATGGAACAAGCTGCAAAGAACCGGTGTCATTTCCAGCGGTGAGTTCTCTGCCATTCTCGGAAGCAGATCATGA
- a CDS encoding glycoside hydrolase family 10 protein yields MSTAKNQHQRRKLAVAAIAGLAIIFSLAAYYMTGFQTSTAHQPAPTPDPKVVAPLPPQRACQDSPRADGASSPGDDFSMHLTKTGSQHPQFSRVVNVGFEDITAEDPARIPEIARRLDSVNATGVSLSIGRLDWVAFPWPAQRDVESSEVAQTGRDYVAEAISAFRCDAQGKRRAIYLNIDTLLGRELERQPSLAGINTEGHPSKNWASISAWKEGGLETRLVGLVSEAVRRYAPDGINVTELMFPSYTFGDDDLKNFEKFSERSDWPRSADGTIDSTSEQIYLWRSKTVTSIMKKVADSLDETGPVLTMDVRSPANEDPRGRPDSGQDYGQLLQVVDRLNIWNFRGIASSNRFSTNELVQRYIKQEPEKYSLEIGLWEGEGAMGSSSVSKELRNAEDHSLLHVSITPTSLMDDSIWSVLEGAWSQLPDARQDAG; encoded by the coding sequence ATGAGCACGGCAAAGAACCAACATCAACGCCGGAAACTGGCAGTGGCAGCCATTGCGGGGTTGGCGATCATTTTTTCGCTGGCCGCCTACTACATGACCGGATTCCAGACTTCTACAGCGCATCAACCGGCCCCGACGCCGGACCCCAAGGTGGTCGCGCCGTTGCCCCCGCAGCGTGCCTGCCAAGATTCCCCTCGCGCAGACGGCGCCAGTTCCCCTGGAGACGACTTCAGTATGCACCTCACCAAAACAGGCTCCCAACATCCCCAATTCTCCAGAGTGGTGAACGTCGGTTTTGAAGATATCACCGCCGAAGATCCTGCCCGCATCCCGGAAATTGCCCGCCGTTTGGATTCGGTCAACGCGACGGGAGTATCGCTCTCCATTGGACGTCTCGACTGGGTGGCTTTCCCCTGGCCAGCCCAACGTGATGTCGAATCAAGCGAAGTCGCGCAAACTGGTCGGGACTACGTTGCCGAAGCGATTAGTGCCTTCCGCTGCGATGCGCAGGGCAAACGTCGAGCAATCTACTTGAATATCGATACCCTGCTGGGCAGAGAGTTGGAACGCCAGCCATCGCTAGCAGGAATCAACACCGAGGGACATCCATCCAAGAACTGGGCAAGTATTTCGGCGTGGAAAGAGGGCGGACTTGAAACAAGGCTTGTCGGGCTGGTCAGCGAAGCGGTTCGGCGCTATGCACCCGATGGCATCAACGTCACCGAGCTGATGTTCCCCAGCTACACGTTCGGCGATGATGACTTGAAGAATTTCGAGAAGTTCAGCGAGCGCTCTGATTGGCCAAGGTCGGCTGACGGAACGATTGATTCCACGTCAGAGCAAATCTATCTATGGCGGTCAAAGACGGTCACCTCCATCATGAAGAAAGTGGCTGACAGCTTGGACGAAACCGGTCCGGTGCTCACCATGGATGTGCGCTCACCTGCCAACGAGGATCCAAGGGGGCGCCCTGATTCCGGCCAAGACTACGGGCAGCTTCTGCAGGTGGTCGACCGCCTGAACATCTGGAATTTCCGGGGCATTGCATCGTCCAATCGGTTTTCGACAAACGAATTGGTGCAGCGGTACATCAAGCAGGAACCTGAAAAGTATTCCTTGGAAATCGGGCTTTGGGAAGGCGAAGGCGCCATGGGCAGCAGTTCCGTGAGCAAGGAACTGCGGAATGCCGAGGACCATTCATTGCTGCATGTCTCCATTACCCCCACTTCATTGATGGACGACAGCATCTGGTCCGTTTTGGAAGGTGCCTGGAGCCAGCTTCCTGACGCGCGCCAGGATGCGGGGTAG
- a CDS encoding PIG-L deacetylase family protein, producing the protein MTLAIFGIVASITAVFSALSRRGRRWLVRDFTHYKTIIIAWITGNLVLIAAACLHLLSQEQSEIGAVVAIMMAISLLIFCLTMLALQRRPQNNTRPRRFLAVGAHPDDVELACGATIAKLVDAGHDVRIVVMSQGESGGHAPRRIQEARRGAGYLGAQSHTVWSFCDTRLSENSNLMVAAIEEEIAAFEPDVVLTHSATDIHQDHEAVHRAVMRAGRRLPSILCFESPSVGNDFSPSFFVDVENYTNVKVEAIKLHADQRNKPYMTRARIESMANFRGNQVKQQRAEGFEVMRLVSTTVGDF; encoded by the coding sequence ATGACACTCGCAATCTTCGGCATTGTGGCCTCTATAACGGCGGTCTTCAGCGCATTGAGTCGGCGGGGCCGCCGATGGCTGGTGCGCGACTTTACGCATTACAAGACCATCATTATTGCCTGGATTACTGGCAACTTGGTACTCATCGCTGCGGCCTGCTTGCATCTTCTTTCCCAAGAGCAGTCGGAAATCGGGGCAGTAGTGGCCATAATGATGGCCATCTCGCTGTTGATTTTCTGTCTGACGATGTTGGCGTTGCAACGAAGGCCTCAGAACAACACCCGTCCGCGACGCTTCCTGGCTGTCGGAGCGCATCCCGATGATGTCGAGCTGGCTTGCGGTGCAACCATCGCGAAACTGGTCGATGCCGGCCATGATGTGCGTATTGTCGTCATGTCGCAGGGCGAAAGCGGCGGACATGCTCCTCGCAGGATTCAAGAAGCCCGACGCGGAGCTGGTTATCTGGGCGCCCAGTCCCATACGGTGTGGTCCTTTTGCGATACGCGGCTGTCGGAGAATTCCAACCTGATGGTTGCAGCGATCGAGGAGGAAATCGCTGCTTTCGAACCGGATGTCGTGCTGACTCATTCAGCTACTGATATCCACCAAGACCACGAGGCGGTGCACCGTGCAGTAATGCGCGCCGGGAGGCGACTGCCCTCCATACTCTGCTTCGAGAGCCCCTCTGTGGGCAACGATTTCTCTCCAAGCTTCTTCGTTGACGTCGAGAACTACACCAACGTCAAAGTCGAAGCCATCAAACTCCATGCAGATCAGCGGAACAAACCCTATATGACCCGTGCACGGATCGAGTCCATGGCTAATTTCCGTGGCAATCAGGTCAAGCAGCAGCGGGCCGAAGGATTCGAAGTAATGCGCCTCGTATCAACTACAGTGGGGGATTTCTAA